One genomic window of Streptomyces sp. NBC_01498 includes the following:
- a CDS encoding class I SAM-dependent methyltransferase: MTTDITSSADDFAGQSADDFAGQYVRPLVDRWDELIDWDRRGEGEQGFFVEVLEGAGARRVLDAAAGTGYHAVTLARHGFDVTAVDGSAEMIERTRVNAARHGQSFPTVRTDWRQLRDHVPGRYDAIVCLGSSFPHLFQESDRRAVLAEFYEALNPGGVLVVDHRNFDAIRRHRYRSSGNYYYCGTGASVSVAHIDDQLCRFRYDFPNGARHHLEVYPILAAELSALLMESGFDSVEKFGDFRRDYDTNDVDFVIHLARKPR; encoded by the coding sequence ATGACCACCGACATCACGTCGTCCGCGGACGACTTCGCAGGCCAGTCCGCGGACGACTTCGCGGGCCAGTACGTCCGCCCGCTCGTGGACCGCTGGGACGAGCTCATCGACTGGGACCGCCGCGGGGAGGGTGAACAGGGCTTCTTCGTGGAGGTCCTGGAGGGGGCCGGGGCCCGTCGGGTCCTGGACGCCGCCGCCGGCACCGGGTACCACGCCGTCACGCTGGCCCGGCACGGATTCGACGTCACCGCCGTCGACGGCAGCGCGGAGATGATCGAGCGCACCCGCGTGAACGCCGCGCGCCACGGCCAGTCGTTCCCGACCGTCCGCACGGACTGGCGGCAGCTGCGCGACCACGTGCCCGGCCGGTACGACGCGATCGTCTGCCTCGGCAGCTCCTTCCCCCACCTCTTCCAGGAGTCCGACCGCCGCGCGGTCCTCGCCGAGTTCTACGAGGCGCTGAACCCGGGCGGTGTGCTCGTGGTCGACCACCGGAACTTCGACGCCATCCGCCGCCACCGGTACCGGAGCAGCGGAAATTACTACTACTGCGGTACGGGCGCCTCGGTGTCGGTCGCGCACATCGACGACCAACTGTGCCGTTTCCGCTACGACTTCCCGAACGGTGCCAGACACCACCTGGAGGTCTATCCGATCCTGGCCGCCGAACTGTCGGCCCTGCTCATGGAATCCGGGTTCGATTCGGTCGAGAAATTCGGGGACTTCCGCCGGGACTACGACACGAACGACGTCGATTTCGTCATCCATCTCGCCAGGAAACCCCGATGA
- a CDS encoding SDR family NAD(P)-dependent oxidoreductase: MSVGTVIVTGGAGGVGRALVGLLLDQGKTVITCDIDESGLKSLAEEHRGRPLDTHLTDVSSHEDCDTFMDAVIAAHPEVDGLVNNAGLYLGQPVWEYDDETIDRVIGTNIKGPVWLSRRFADHLLPAERRGAIVNLASVAGEVGSSDALYGTVKAGVIGLTKSNAMNFAPYIRVNVVSPGLIVRTAIADRIPDYRYAEYKRQELLDGDILPEYVADVCAYLLSDRSRTLTGALLRADNGCYPR, from the coding sequence ATGAGCGTCGGCACCGTGATCGTCACCGGCGGAGCGGGCGGAGTGGGGCGTGCCCTGGTCGGCCTGCTCCTCGACCAGGGCAAGACGGTCATCACCTGCGACATCGACGAGAGCGGGCTCAAGTCCCTCGCCGAGGAGCACCGGGGCAGGCCGCTGGACACCCATCTCACCGACGTCTCCTCGCACGAGGACTGCGACACCTTCATGGACGCGGTCATCGCCGCCCACCCGGAGGTGGACGGACTGGTCAACAATGCCGGGCTCTACCTCGGACAGCCGGTGTGGGAGTACGACGACGAGACCATCGACCGGGTCATCGGCACCAACATCAAGGGCCCGGTGTGGCTCTCACGCCGCTTCGCCGACCACCTCCTGCCCGCCGAGCGGCGCGGCGCCATCGTGAACCTGGCCTCCGTCGCCGGGGAAGTGGGCAGCTCCGACGCCCTGTACGGAACGGTCAAGGCCGGCGTCATCGGACTCACCAAGTCCAACGCCATGAACTTCGCCCCGTACATCAGGGTCAACGTGGTGTCTCCCGGGCTGATCGTCCGCACGGCGATCGCGGACCGTATCCCGGACTACCGGTACGCCGAGTACAAGCGCCAGGAACTGCTCGACGGCGACATCCTCCCCGAGTACGTCGCCGACGTGTGCGCCTACCTGCTCAGCGACCGGTCACGGACGCTGACCGGCGCCCTGCTGCGCGCGGACAACGGCTGCTACCCGCGCTGA
- a CDS encoding transaldolase family protein encodes MPIVLEELQRVSPAAEIWWDSSPLDFPRWRDRFLNDAPDSASRERWSRQLDRFLRPDDPGASLVRGITTNPSLVAQSILASPETWRGEIREAIRDQSVPDVESTFRLVYEEALRRAAARMLPMWQASGGQFGWVSGQLDPRLMFDADLMLEQALRIAQLSPNLMLKVPGSAAGYRVIRQLVARGLSINNTLSYTVPQLLACAEAVESGLRDARRQGVATDRSRAVFTFMIGRFGSNSDLRCEAATRGMELTPSEIRWAEVAVLKRIHRRVREHRLPVKPLLSSLEIDEPPAGPGTLSTHLEQSAGGAIAYTCKPRFVADVMRQDHRLPDFSADAIEQDIPEPVLEKLMWLPSFHRAYEPGGMGVEEFAHYGSFISTYAEVLGNTRKLLDFIAHQFQTMSNSARPLLSGIAR; translated from the coding sequence ATGCCGATCGTTCTCGAAGAATTACAGCGGGTCAGCCCTGCCGCCGAAATCTGGTGGGACTCCTCGCCGCTCGATTTCCCCCGATGGCGGGACCGTTTCCTCAACGACGCCCCGGACAGCGCGTCGCGTGAACGCTGGAGCCGGCAACTCGACCGCTTTCTCCGTCCCGACGACCCGGGCGCCTCGCTGGTCCGGGGGATCACGACCAACCCCTCGCTGGTGGCGCAGAGCATCCTCGCCTCGCCCGAGACCTGGCGGGGCGAGATCCGGGAAGCCATTCGCGACCAGAGCGTCCCCGATGTGGAGAGCACCTTCCGTCTCGTGTACGAGGAGGCGTTACGGCGCGCGGCGGCACGCATGCTGCCCATGTGGCAGGCGAGCGGGGGCCAGTTCGGCTGGGTCTCCGGCCAACTCGACCCGCGGCTCATGTTCGACGCCGATCTCATGCTCGAACAGGCCCTCAGAATCGCGCAGTTGTCGCCCAACCTGATGCTGAAAGTCCCCGGGTCCGCGGCCGGATACCGTGTGATCCGCCAACTCGTGGCCCGTGGACTGTCGATCAACAACACGCTCTCGTACACCGTTCCGCAGCTCCTCGCCTGCGCCGAGGCCGTCGAGTCCGGGCTCCGGGACGCCCGCAGGCAGGGCGTCGCGACCGATCGCTCACGTGCCGTCTTCACCTTCATGATCGGGCGATTCGGGTCCAACAGCGATCTGCGCTGCGAGGCCGCGACCCGGGGCATGGAACTCACCCCGAGCGAGATCCGCTGGGCCGAGGTGGCCGTCCTCAAACGCATCCACCGCCGGGTCCGGGAACACCGGCTCCCGGTGAAACCGCTGCTCTCCAGCCTGGAGATCGACGAGCCCCCGGCCGGCCCGGGAACGCTGAGCACACACCTGGAGCAGAGCGCGGGCGGCGCGATCGCGTACACCTGCAAGCCCCGGTTCGTGGCCGACGTGATGCGTCAGGACCACCGGCTGCCCGACTTCTCCGCCGACGCCATCGAGCAGGACATACCGGAACCGGTCCTGGAGAAGCTGATGTGGCTGCCCTCCTTCCACCGTGCCTACGAACCGGGGGGCATGGGCGTCGAGGAGTTCGCCCACTACGGCTCCTTCATCTCCACGTACGCGGAAGTCCTCGGCAACACACGCAAGTTGCTCGACTTCATCGCCCATCAGTTCCAGACGATGTCCAACTCGGCGCGGCCACTGCTGTCCGGAATTGCCCGCTGA
- a CDS encoding HAD family hydrolase — translation MKTSLVIFDCDGVLVDSETLSSEVLREMAADEGRDFTPADALAFIRGRKVAVWVAELESELGKSLRPDFVGEFRRRAAVLFGTGLRPVPHVRQVLDGLTVPFCTASSAPRDKIEHTLALTGLLSLFERRIYSAYEVGSWKPDPGLFLHAARDMGVPPGRCAVVEDSLVGVQAAVAAGMTVFGYAPPENGTAPALAGAGAVTFESMTALPGLLGSRPARGPVSGSISAR, via the coding sequence GTGAAGACGAGTCTCGTCATTTTCGACTGCGACGGTGTTCTGGTGGACAGCGAGACCCTCAGCTCCGAGGTCCTGCGCGAGATGGCGGCGGACGAGGGACGGGACTTCACCCCGGCCGACGCGCTGGCGTTCATCCGGGGCCGCAAGGTCGCCGTATGGGTCGCCGAGCTGGAGAGTGAGCTCGGAAAGTCCCTGCGGCCGGACTTCGTCGGGGAGTTCCGCCGCCGGGCGGCCGTACTCTTCGGCACCGGGCTGCGGCCCGTGCCGCACGTACGGCAGGTGCTCGACGGCCTCACCGTGCCGTTCTGCACGGCCTCCAGCGCGCCGCGCGACAAGATCGAGCACACCCTCGCGCTGACCGGGCTGCTGTCCCTCTTCGAGCGCCGTATCTACAGCGCGTACGAGGTCGGCTCCTGGAAGCCCGACCCGGGGCTGTTCCTGCACGCCGCCCGGGACATGGGCGTGCCGCCCGGCCGGTGCGCCGTGGTCGAGGACAGCCTCGTCGGCGTACAGGCCGCCGTCGCGGCCGGCATGACCGTGTTCGGCTACGCGCCTCCCGAGAACGGCACCGCCCCCGCCCTCGCCGGGGCCGGGGCGGTCACCTTCGAGTCGATGACCGCGCTTCCCGGGCTGCTCGGGAGCCGGCCCGCCCGGGGGCCCGTAAGCGGTTCGATATCGGCCCGCTAG
- a CDS encoding AfsR/SARP family transcriptional regulator, translating into MSSPADTAPGRDPGGAVGRLPSAPKTRQLLALLLLHTGTQVTLETCVHELWGDHAPRSAVQSVHTRVFQLRRALAARPSVGSVEAAKRVLETRYQGYVLHVRQGDLDLHAWEGHMARARRALAADDDVTLAAALRSALALWRGRPLVDVEAGRHIQAQVAHLEGVRLTALEQCLDAELRLGLHHQLLSELGLLISRYPTHENLHAQYMIALYRCGRTAQALEVYRVLSRHLADELGIEPSHKLRTLQTAVLTENAELDVRPPLNLRLSLDLVASR; encoded by the coding sequence GTGAGTTCCCCGGCCGACACGGCGCCGGGAAGAGACCCGGGAGGCGCCGTCGGCCGTCTGCCGTCCGCCCCCAAGACGCGGCAGCTGCTCGCACTGCTGCTCCTGCACACGGGCACTCAGGTCACCCTGGAGACGTGCGTCCACGAACTGTGGGGCGACCACGCGCCGCGCAGCGCCGTCCAGAGCGTGCACACCCGGGTCTTCCAGTTGCGCCGGGCGCTCGCGGCCCGGCCCTCCGTGGGGTCCGTGGAGGCCGCGAAACGCGTCCTCGAAACCCGCTACCAGGGGTACGTGCTGCATGTGCGGCAGGGCGACCTGGACCTGCACGCGTGGGAGGGACACATGGCCCGTGCCCGCCGCGCCCTCGCGGCCGACGACGACGTGACGCTGGCCGCCGCGCTGCGCTCCGCACTCGCGCTGTGGCGCGGACGGCCCCTGGTCGACGTCGAGGCGGGGCGGCACATCCAGGCCCAGGTGGCCCACCTCGAAGGCGTCAGGCTGACGGCGCTGGAGCAGTGCCTGGACGCCGAACTGCGGCTGGGACTCCACCACCAGCTGCTCTCCGAACTGGGCCTGCTGATCTCCCGGTACCCGACCCACGAGAACCTGCACGCCCAGTACATGATCGCCCTCTACCGCTGCGGGCGCACCGCCCAGGCACTGGAGGTCTACCGGGTGCTGAGCCGTCATCTCGCGGACGAACTCGGCATCGAGCCCTCGCACAAACTGCGCACGCTCCAGACCGCCGTACTGACCGAGAACGCGGAGCTGGACGTGCGGCCCCCGCTCAATCTGCGGCTCTCCCTGGATCTCGTCGCCAGCCGCTGA
- a CDS encoding MFS transporter gives MTPAPRPGAPTAPSTADKRRIRRFQTRITVCAGGGEVCDGWILGVVGAALPLARDDLGLSSFETGLIGAATLVGIFFGGLVFGRITDRIGRQRMYLLDLLVFLVGSLLQLVVDGAAQLFAVRLVMGIAVGADYAIAGALVAEFAPRERRGRLLASLIAFWYVGYTLAAAVGFTVAARSTDPSVWRWILASSALPSLVVLVARLGTPESPRWLASKGRYAEADAISRKWLGTGLHGTAADAMPTPRTGLAALFTRPYRRRTAFTSLFWLCQVTPFFAIATFAPQVLASLGAADEGVSEVVLNLFLLLGCLSGVWLMDRVGRRPLLIHPFLVAAGALLVLGLWPQGPRWVIVACFALFALFHAASSTLQAVYPSEVFPTGIRATGIGFAAAMSRLGAAVGTFLVPMALQEWGAGAVMLCGCALSLAGALVSAAWAPETSGLSLSRASAPHGVPPGGPRRPSQVG, from the coding sequence GTGACACCGGCCCCCCGTCCCGGTGCCCCCACCGCGCCGAGCACCGCCGACAAGCGCCGGATCCGCCGGTTCCAGACCCGGATCACCGTCTGCGCCGGCGGCGGCGAGGTGTGCGACGGCTGGATACTCGGCGTCGTGGGCGCGGCGCTGCCGCTCGCCCGCGACGACCTCGGGCTCAGCTCCTTCGAGACCGGACTCATCGGCGCCGCCACCCTCGTGGGCATCTTCTTCGGGGGGCTCGTCTTCGGGCGGATCACCGACAGGATCGGGCGCCAGCGGATGTACCTGCTCGACCTGCTGGTCTTCCTCGTGGGCTCCCTGCTTCAGCTCGTCGTCGACGGCGCCGCCCAACTCTTCGCCGTACGGCTGGTCATGGGCATCGCCGTCGGCGCCGACTACGCCATCGCCGGGGCGCTCGTGGCGGAGTTCGCGCCGCGCGAGCGACGAGGCCGGCTGCTCGCCTCGCTCATCGCGTTCTGGTACGTGGGCTACACGCTGGCCGCGGCGGTCGGCTTCACCGTCGCCGCCCGGAGCACCGACCCGTCCGTGTGGCGCTGGATACTCGCCAGCAGCGCCCTGCCCTCGCTGGTGGTTCTCGTGGCCCGGCTGGGAACTCCCGAGTCGCCGCGCTGGCTGGCGAGCAAGGGCCGGTACGCCGAGGCGGACGCCATCAGCCGGAAGTGGCTGGGCACGGGCCTCCACGGGACGGCGGCGGACGCGATGCCGACCCCGAGGACGGGCCTCGCGGCGCTGTTCACCCGCCCGTACCGGCGCAGGACCGCGTTCACCAGCCTCTTCTGGCTCTGCCAGGTCACCCCGTTCTTCGCCATCGCGACCTTCGCCCCGCAGGTGCTCGCCTCGCTCGGGGCCGCCGACGAGGGGGTGAGCGAAGTCGTGCTCAACCTCTTCCTGCTGCTCGGCTGTCTGAGCGGGGTGTGGCTGATGGACCGGGTCGGCCGCAGACCGCTGCTCATCCACCCCTTCCTGGTCGCGGCCGGGGCGCTGCTGGTCCTCGGGCTCTGGCCGCAGGGCCCGCGCTGGGTGATCGTCGCCTGCTTCGCCCTCTTCGCGTTGTTCCACGCGGCGTCGAGCACCTTGCAGGCGGTCTATCCCAGCGAGGTCTTCCCCACCGGGATACGTGCCACCGGGATCGGCTTCGCCGCCGCCATGAGCCGGCTCGGCGCCGCGGTCGGCACGTTCCTCGTCCCCATGGCACTCCAGGAATGGGGCGCCGGCGCCGTCATGCTCTGCGGCTGCGCGCTCTCCCTGGCCGGGGCGCTGGTGTCGGCGGCGTGGGCGCCCGAGACGAGCGGTCTGTCCCTGTCCCGGGCGAGCGCGCCGCACGGGGTACCGCCCGGCGGTCCGCGCCGGCCCTCACAGGTCGGCTGA
- a CDS encoding transaldolase family protein → MGHERRAAEILADSAVLRGLAAEGVSVWLGDVGRPELTSGSLRTWITTVRVTGVALSASALTREFRRREDHAYLDQLGRVARQRVSPDAMVRALLAYDARWACDLLAHVSTDTDGLDGWVCGELDARLAHDRRSALEEARAFAVAVGRPNFLVTIAATDAGLDVVRACVAEGIGVHAALVHSAERYGQVLDAYWDGLDQAHRDGRTAPGTCAVSLEAAAVEAAVDEQLGELGTTAAGALRGRTALAFARVVHDLHERRLDSRRWRALRKAGARPQRLVWSGAGTGGDPGGPGQLARHVRHVEEIVAWRTAHLLSPLAVAEAARRARPHGDSLSGEAAAALDVMAALRRHGIHPGCLAEDVQRSRLRELARGRDELLDAVRSTPSIRTYL, encoded by the coding sequence ATGGGACACGAACGCCGGGCCGCCGAGATACTCGCGGACAGCGCGGTACTGCGCGGCCTCGCGGCGGAAGGGGTGTCCGTCTGGCTCGGCGACGTGGGCAGGCCGGAGCTGACCAGCGGCTCGTTGCGGACCTGGATCACCACCGTGCGCGTCACCGGGGTCGCGCTGTCCGCGTCGGCGCTGACCCGCGAGTTCCGCCGACGCGAGGACCACGCCTATCTCGACCAGCTCGGCCGCGTCGCGCGGCAGCGGGTCTCGCCGGACGCCATGGTGCGCGCCCTGCTGGCGTACGACGCCCGCTGGGCCTGCGACCTCCTCGCCCACGTGAGCACGGACACCGACGGCCTCGACGGCTGGGTCTGCGGGGAACTCGACGCGCGGCTGGCCCACGACCGCCGGTCCGCGCTCGAAGAGGCCCGTGCCTTCGCCGTGGCGGTGGGCCGCCCGAACTTCCTGGTGACGATCGCGGCCACCGACGCCGGACTCGACGTGGTGCGCGCGTGCGTGGCCGAGGGCATCGGGGTGCACGCCGCCCTCGTTCACTCCGCCGAGCGCTACGGGCAGGTCCTCGACGCCTACTGGGACGGGCTGGACCAGGCGCACCGCGACGGGCGTACGGCCCCCGGCACCTGTGCCGTCTCGCTGGAGGCCGCCGCCGTGGAGGCGGCGGTGGACGAACAGCTCGGCGAGCTCGGCACCACGGCGGCCGGCGCCCTGCGCGGGCGCACCGCCCTCGCCTTCGCCCGCGTGGTCCACGACCTGCACGAGCGCAGGCTCGACTCCCGCCGCTGGCGCGCGCTGCGGAAGGCCGGAGCCCGCCCGCAGCGACTGGTCTGGTCCGGCGCGGGGACGGGCGGGGACCCCGGCGGCCCCGGGCAACTGGCCAGGCACGTACGCCATGTGGAGGAGATCGTGGCCTGGCGGACCGCGCACCTGCTGTCGCCCCTCGCCGTGGCGGAGGCCGCCCGCCGGGCGAGGCCGCACGGCGACTCCCTGTCGGGGGAGGCGGCCGCGGCCCTCGACGTGATGGCGGCACTGCGGCGGCACGGCATCCACCCGGGCTGTCTCGCCGAGGACGTACAGCGGTCACGTCTGCGGGAGTTGGCGCGGGGCCGCGACGAACTGCTCGACGCCGTACGGAGCACCCCGTCCATCAGGACCTACCTGTGA
- a CDS encoding 50S ribosomal protein L11 methyltransferase — MSDVRSHLKSLERSNHSLTRPDRPREFTLLGRRWDLLDQVFAPLYSPSTRTGAELLGLTGGESSAPPSSLLEIGCGTGVIAVQAALLGCTSVVATDINEYAVENTRLNAERHRVADRVTVLHSDLFSALDPNARFDRVFWSSNYVRAPSDYAYRTVHERAYVDAGYRTHRGYLSEAVRHLTDEGTALLHFSDRGDLAALRGIAAECGRELRTLRTRTVDEGNDRVEHLLLEIRPARDRRARTGTGGDLVGA, encoded by the coding sequence ATGTCGGATGTCCGCAGTCATCTCAAGTCGCTTGAGCGTAGCAATCACTCACTGACACGACCGGACAGGCCCCGGGAGTTCACCCTCCTCGGCCGGCGCTGGGATCTGCTCGACCAGGTGTTCGCTCCTCTCTACTCACCGTCCACGCGGACGGGCGCCGAGCTCCTCGGACTGACCGGCGGCGAGTCGTCCGCGCCGCCGTCGTCCCTGCTGGAGATCGGCTGCGGCACGGGGGTCATCGCCGTCCAGGCGGCGCTCCTGGGCTGTACGTCCGTCGTCGCGACGGACATCAACGAGTACGCCGTCGAGAACACCCGGCTCAACGCGGAACGGCACCGGGTCGCCGACCGGGTCACCGTGCTGCACAGCGACCTGTTCTCGGCACTCGACCCGAACGCCCGTTTCGACCGGGTGTTCTGGAGCTCCAACTATGTGCGGGCGCCGTCCGACTACGCGTACCGGACCGTCCACGAACGGGCCTACGTGGACGCCGGTTACCGCACCCACCGCGGGTATCTGTCCGAGGCCGTGCGCCATCTGACCGACGAAGGGACCGCCCTCCTGCACTTCAGCGACCGGGGAGACCTCGCCGCGCTGCGGGGGATCGCCGCCGAGTGCGGCCGGGAGCTGCGTACGCTCCGCACCCGGACCGTCGACGAGGGAAACGACCGGGTCGAACACCTGCTGCTGGAGATCCGCCCGGCCCGGGACCGCCGGGCGCGGACCGGAACCGGCGGCGACCTCGTCGGCGCCTGA
- a CDS encoding helix-turn-helix domain-containing protein: MLSILELLASEAPPAQVEGVARRFGSGHPRPDGEAVRRLEQAGSLALRVHALLARRQRREAELSALVDTARDLILPHRLDALLETITRRTRSLFGVDISYISFRDAEADASVVRTAEGHASALTVGYRVPHHSGLGDAATERGVPIWTPDYLSDTSFRHTGVLDHVVRAEGIRAIIAAPLAVGGETFGVLYAADRNVRHFSVGDVSLMSSLGGLAAATIEKARALERVRAEVVGLADVRRLAELHSRLIDLALGGGSLQTLTAEVAEALDGAVLVRDMEHRGLASVGRFPEIDESDIRAAVRSTSGPGTPVAHRAGSAVWAAPVMAGGEALAVLLLHPREPLDDPGGRRMALAAQAVAVLLQVQRSEATAASPFRDELFDDLLAVERRPLKQLELRANRLGIDHEQPFVVVVVRPGGGATGRTASWAASYARRMGGLRSIRRGCVSLLLPVSSAPAPGAGGGAGVFARAVCEQLTGLLGHPATVGAGGPVLGLGQIRGAHQEAMRCLEALVALGSTGTGAAAEDLGFLGVLLSDDRDVAAFVESTVGPVLDYDAERLTDLTRTLDAFFVSGASPTKAAELLHVHPNTVSRRLERVTDLLGADWSKPEKALEVQLALRLHRTQDVLRQQRPGDRAADSPAQADSSHTSAPPPYGD; this comes from the coding sequence ATGCTCTCGATTCTCGAACTCCTCGCGAGTGAGGCCCCGCCGGCCCAGGTCGAGGGTGTCGCGCGGCGCTTCGGCAGCGGGCATCCGCGCCCGGACGGCGAGGCCGTACGACGACTGGAGCAGGCCGGGAGCCTGGCGCTGCGGGTGCACGCGCTGCTGGCCCGCCGTCAGCGGCGGGAGGCGGAGCTGTCCGCGCTGGTGGACACCGCGCGCGACCTGATACTCCCCCACCGGCTCGACGCGCTCCTGGAGACCATCACCCGGCGCACCCGGAGCCTGTTCGGCGTGGACATCTCGTACATCAGCTTTCGTGACGCGGAGGCGGACGCCAGCGTCGTACGGACCGCCGAAGGCCATGCCTCCGCGCTCACCGTCGGCTACCGGGTGCCGCACCACTCGGGACTCGGCGACGCGGCGACCGAACGGGGCGTCCCCATCTGGACCCCCGACTACCTGTCGGACACCAGCTTCCGGCACACGGGCGTCCTCGACCACGTGGTGCGCGCGGAGGGGATCCGGGCCATCATCGCCGCACCGCTGGCGGTCGGCGGCGAGACCTTCGGGGTGCTGTACGCGGCCGACCGGAACGTGCGCCACTTCAGCGTCGGGGACGTCTCCCTGATGAGTTCGCTCGGGGGCCTGGCCGCCGCGACCATCGAGAAGGCCCGCGCCCTGGAACGCGTCCGCGCCGAGGTCGTCGGCCTGGCCGATGTCCGCCGGCTCGCGGAGCTGCACAGCAGACTGATCGACCTCGCGCTCGGGGGCGGCAGCTTGCAGACGCTGACGGCCGAGGTGGCCGAGGCCCTGGACGGGGCCGTGCTGGTACGGGACATGGAGCACCGCGGGCTGGCGTCCGTCGGGCGGTTCCCCGAGATCGACGAGAGCGACATCCGGGCGGCCGTCCGGAGCACCTCGGGGCCGGGCACGCCGGTCGCGCACCGCGCCGGATCGGCGGTGTGGGCCGCGCCGGTCATGGCGGGCGGCGAAGCGCTCGCGGTGCTGCTGCTGCACCCCCGGGAACCCCTGGACGATCCCGGTGGACGCCGTATGGCTCTGGCGGCGCAGGCCGTGGCCGTGCTGCTCCAGGTGCAGCGCAGCGAGGCGACGGCGGCGAGCCCCTTCCGGGACGAACTGTTCGACGACCTGCTGGCGGTGGAGCGACGGCCGCTCAAACAGCTCGAACTGCGGGCGAACAGGCTGGGCATCGACCATGAGCAGCCGTTCGTCGTGGTGGTCGTGCGGCCCGGCGGCGGCGCCACCGGGCGGACGGCGAGCTGGGCCGCGTCGTACGCGCGCCGGATGGGAGGGCTCCGGAGCATCCGGCGCGGCTGTGTCTCCCTGCTGCTGCCGGTGTCGTCCGCGCCCGCGCCGGGCGCCGGCGGCGGAGCGGGGGTCTTCGCCCGCGCGGTGTGCGAGCAGCTGACCGGGCTGCTGGGGCATCCGGCGACCGTGGGCGCGGGCGGGCCGGTCCTGGGGCTGGGCCAGATCCGGGGGGCGCATCAGGAGGCCATGCGCTGTCTGGAGGCGCTCGTCGCGCTCGGCAGTACGGGCACGGGCGCGGCGGCGGAGGATCTGGGGTTTCTCGGTGTCCTGCTCTCGGACGACCGTGACGTGGCGGCCTTCGTCGAGTCGACGGTCGGGCCCGTGCTCGACTACGACGCGGAACGGCTGACCGATCTGACAAGAACGCTCGACGCGTTCTTCGTCTCCGGCGCCAGCCCCACCAAGGCGGCGGAGCTGCTGCACGTGCACCCCAACACGGTCTCCCGGCGGCTGGAGCGGGTGACCGATCTCCTCGGCGCGGACTGGTCGAAGCCGGAGAAGGCCCTGGAGGTGCAACTGGCCCTGCGGCTGCACCGGACGCAGGACGTCCTGCGTCAGCAGCGGCCGGGCGACCGGGCGGCGGACTCCCCCGCTCAGGCCGACAGCTCGCACACCTCGGCGCCCCCGCCGTACGGTGACTGA
- a CDS encoding IS701 family transposase has product MEDIATRLCAALFSEFRRYDQRIRARQYVDGLLRANGRKSIANIASAVGAPHDAQRLRHFVTGSRWECTPLRRTLTRSLETTGGPSAWVLKPVSIPKTGEHSVGVGRHFSPDARQLVNGQQAYGMWFASARLTAPVSWRLRLTGRWNDDGAADTGPRDSVAGLLGDIRDWGDPRRPALLDLSGIPEQRSLAAGHLGARFPLAVRVGGHLEVTAGRPAPGGHGRRPAPLRRILEASPRLRDTRPATGPGRPATAFATALVRLADEGPDRGPLTALGVWHDPLRPPAEVWLSNARTVSPPALLGLTRLSEQVGRGWRTLGGSVGLRDFEGRSLQGWHRHMTLASCAYAISALTSTGAAGQSPYGGGAEVCELSA; this is encoded by the coding sequence ATGGAAGACATCGCCACCCGGCTCTGTGCCGCCCTGTTCAGCGAATTCCGCCGGTACGACCAGCGCATCCGCGCGCGTCAGTACGTGGACGGGCTGCTGAGAGCGAACGGACGCAAGTCCATCGCGAACATCGCGTCCGCCGTCGGTGCCCCCCACGACGCCCAGCGGCTGCGGCACTTCGTCACCGGCTCGCGGTGGGAGTGCACGCCGCTGCGCCGCACCCTCACCCGTTCGCTGGAAACCACGGGCGGTCCCTCCGCCTGGGTGCTGAAGCCGGTGTCGATACCCAAGACGGGCGAGCACAGCGTCGGAGTGGGACGGCATTTCTCGCCCGACGCCCGCCAGTTGGTCAACGGCCAGCAGGCGTACGGCATGTGGTTCGCGTCCGCGCGGCTGACGGCGCCGGTGAGCTGGCGGCTGCGGCTGACCGGGCGGTGGAACGACGACGGCGCGGCGGACACCGGCCCGCGCGACAGTGTCGCCGGGCTCCTCGGCGACATCCGCGACTGGGGCGACCCGCGACGGCCCGCGCTGCTCGATCTGAGCGGGATTCCCGAGCAGCGGTCCCTCGCGGCCGGGCACCTGGGGGCCCGCTTCCCCCTCGCGGTACGCGTCGGCGGGCACCTGGAGGTCACCGCCGGACGTCCGGCGCCGGGCGGTCACGGCCGTCGGCCCGCCCCGCTGCGCCGGATTCTCGAAGCGTCGCCGAGACTGCGGGACACCCGGCCGGCCACCGGTCCCGGCAGACCGGCCACCGCCTTCGCGACCGCCCTGGTACGGCTCGCGGACGAAGGGCCGGACCGGGGACCGCTCACCGCCCTCGGGGTGTGGCACGATCCGCTGCGCCCGCCGGCGGAGGTGTGGCTGTCCAACGCCCGTACGGTGTCCCCGCCCGCCCTCCTGGGCCTCACCCGGCTCTCCGAGCAGGTCGGCCGGGGCTGGCGCACCCTCGGCGGGTCGGTCGGGCTGCGGGACTTCGAGGGCCGGTCGCTCCAGGGATGGCACCGGCACATGACCCTCGCCTCGTGCGCGTACGCGATCTCCGCGCTGACGTCGACGGGCGCCGCCGGTCAGTCACCGTACGGCGGGGGCGCCGAGGTGTGCGAGCTGTCGGCCTGA